The following are from one region of the Alkalimarinus sediminis genome:
- a CDS encoding response regulator, protein MNQPINKKRVLLVEDDKMLSILTTAFLEQQNIDTVHARDGQVALSAVQEETFSVIISDLNMPQTDGLTFITELKESGCKTPIFVTTGVTDKRVHEELYQLGVEKVYVKPLLPPTYSEMIDRIKQYL, encoded by the coding sequence ATGAATCAACCCATAAACAAAAAACGAGTGCTATTGGTAGAAGACGATAAAATGCTGTCTATTCTGACTACCGCCTTTCTTGAGCAGCAAAACATCGACACTGTGCACGCACGAGACGGTCAAGTTGCATTATCAGCGGTACAAGAAGAGACGTTTAGCGTTATTATCAGTGACCTAAACATGCCACAAACAGATGGTTTAACGTTTATCACCGAGCTAAAAGAATCGGGCTGTAAAACCCCTATTTTTGTCACCACCGGTGTGACCGATAAACGGGTTCATGAGGAGCTTTATCAGCTTGGGGTTGAAAAAGTGTATGTTAAACCACTACTCCCCCCAACCTATAGCGAAATGATAGATCGTATTAAGCAGTACCTATAA